From Caulobacter segnis, a single genomic window includes:
- the spt gene encoding serine palmitoyltransferase, whose product MGLFDKHLAYRDAYKAIQDAGADPFKVRFDAVTSPTEGVVEGRPTILLGTNNYLGLTFDEEAIAASVKAVQERGTGTTGSRIANGSFEAHVELEQELAKFYGRKHAMVFTTGYQANLGVLSTLVGRGDHLILDADSHASIYDGSRLGHAEVIRFRHNDPEDLAKRLRRLGDAPGERLIVVEGVYSMIGDVAPLKEIAAVKRELGGYLLVDEAHSMGVLGATGRGLAEAAGVEDDVDFIVGTFSKSLGAIGGFCVSNLDDFDVMRVVCRPYMFTASLPPAVVASTITALRRMIEQPQLRDRLNRNAKRLYDGLTAMGFHTGPTASPVVATTIPDQERAIAMWNGLLQAGVYLNLALPPATPDSRPLLRASVSAAHTDEQIDAVLGAFAEIGAALGVIEPLKRARA is encoded by the coding sequence ATGGGGCTGTTTGATAAGCACCTGGCCTATCGCGATGCGTACAAGGCCATCCAAGACGCCGGCGCCGACCCCTTCAAGGTTCGCTTCGACGCCGTGACCTCGCCGACCGAAGGCGTCGTGGAGGGTCGCCCGACCATCCTGCTGGGCACCAACAACTATCTGGGCCTGACCTTCGACGAAGAGGCCATCGCCGCCTCCGTCAAAGCCGTGCAGGAACGTGGCACCGGCACCACCGGTTCCCGCATCGCCAACGGCTCGTTCGAGGCTCACGTCGAGCTCGAACAGGAGCTGGCCAAGTTCTACGGCCGCAAGCACGCTATGGTCTTCACGACCGGCTACCAGGCCAATCTGGGCGTGCTGTCGACCCTGGTCGGTCGCGGCGACCACCTGATCCTCGACGCCGACAGCCACGCCTCGATCTACGACGGCTCGCGTCTCGGCCACGCCGAAGTCATCCGCTTCCGCCACAACGACCCCGAAGACCTGGCCAAGCGCCTGCGCCGCCTGGGCGACGCGCCCGGTGAGCGCCTGATCGTGGTCGAAGGCGTCTATTCGATGATCGGCGACGTCGCGCCGCTGAAGGAAATCGCCGCCGTGAAGCGCGAGCTGGGCGGCTACCTGCTGGTCGACGAGGCCCACTCGATGGGCGTCCTGGGCGCCACGGGCCGCGGCCTGGCCGAAGCGGCCGGCGTGGAAGACGACGTCGACTTCATCGTCGGCACCTTCTCCAAGAGCCTGGGCGCCATCGGCGGCTTCTGCGTCTCGAACCTGGACGACTTCGACGTCATGCGCGTCGTCTGCCGCCCCTACATGTTCACCGCCTCGCTGCCGCCGGCTGTGGTCGCCTCGACCATCACTGCCCTGCGTCGCATGATCGAGCAGCCGCAGCTGCGCGACCGCCTGAACCGCAACGCCAAGCGCCTGTACGACGGCCTGACGGCCATGGGCTTCCACACCGGCCCGACGGCCAGCCCGGTGGTCGCCACGACCATCCCGGACCAGGAACGCGCCATCGCCATGTGGAACGGCCTGCTGCAGGCCGGCGTCTACCTGAACCTGGCCCTGCCGCCCGCCACGCCCGACAGCCGTCCGCTGCTGCGCGCCAGCGTCAGCGCCGCTCACACCGACGAGCAGATCGACGCCGTCCTGGGCGCCTTCGCCGAAATCGGCGCGGCCCTGGGCGTGATCGAGCCGCTCAAGCGCGCCCGCGCCTGA
- a CDS encoding CDP-alcohol phosphatidyltransferase family protein, with amino-acid sequence MTSAERLSRIYRRLGLIETPAVDLSNAVVAVDAGWVFDESLIKALAGRQGAVLVDETGRAVAVHAPADIAYAASEALAAGQDPTGLDPRLTRLTALELGSAYNSALRKREPPVLERLTPETVRAVEARLFQGSYKGVTDLVTKYVWPTPARIVTRWAAIARMTPNQVTFIGFLLTLAATWLFWQGQFGWGLVCAWIMTFLDTVDGKLARVTLTSSKWGNVFDHGIDLLHPPFWWWAWFMGVYAVGQSIPYAGLSLAIVIGGYVAQRVEEGIFLSLFKLEMHAWRPFDSFFRLITARRNPNLILMTACVLVGRPDVGFTLVAVWTALCFIVHAVQILQGLAAPKGSITSWLAK; translated from the coding sequence ATGACCTCCGCCGAGCGTCTCTCGCGGATCTATCGGCGCCTGGGCCTGATCGAAACGCCGGCCGTGGACCTGTCGAACGCCGTGGTGGCCGTCGACGCCGGCTGGGTGTTCGACGAGTCGCTGATCAAGGCGCTGGCGGGCCGCCAGGGCGCGGTGCTGGTCGACGAGACCGGTCGCGCCGTGGCCGTGCACGCTCCGGCCGATATCGCCTATGCCGCTTCCGAGGCCCTGGCGGCCGGCCAGGACCCGACGGGCCTGGATCCGCGCCTGACGCGCCTGACCGCGCTGGAGTTGGGCTCGGCCTACAACAGCGCCCTGCGCAAGCGCGAGCCGCCGGTGCTGGAACGCCTGACGCCGGAAACCGTCCGCGCGGTCGAGGCGCGCCTGTTCCAGGGCTCGTACAAGGGCGTCACCGACCTCGTCACCAAATACGTCTGGCCGACGCCGGCGCGGATCGTCACCCGCTGGGCGGCGATCGCCAGGATGACGCCGAACCAGGTGACCTTCATCGGCTTCCTGCTGACCCTGGCCGCCACCTGGCTGTTCTGGCAGGGCCAGTTCGGCTGGGGCCTGGTCTGCGCCTGGATCATGACCTTCCTTGACACCGTCGATGGCAAGCTGGCCCGCGTGACCCTGACCTCGTCCAAGTGGGGCAACGTCTTCGACCACGGCATCGACCTGCTGCATCCGCCGTTCTGGTGGTGGGCCTGGTTCATGGGCGTCTATGCGGTCGGCCAGTCGATTCCCTATGCCGGCCTCAGCCTGGCCATCGTCATCGGCGGCTATGTCGCCCAGCGGGTGGAGGAGGGGATCTTCCTGTCCCTGTTCAAGCTGGAGATGCACGCCTGGCGGCCGTTCGACAGCTTCTTCCGGCTGATCACGGCCCGCCGAAACCCGAACCTGATCCTGATGACCGCCTGCGTGCTCGTGGGACGTCCGGACGTCGGCTTCACCCTGGTGGCGGTCTGGACCGCGCTGTGCTTCATCGTGCACGCCGTCCAGATCCTGCAGGGCCTGGCCGCGCCCAAGGGCTCCATCACATCCTGGCTGGCGAAATGA
- a CDS encoding diacylglycerol/lipid kinase family protein: MLHRARRPDPAGPGRAQGLHHILAGEMTRIGVVRNPKSHGNRANPPGPPPEGVRLVEPFGRDALRTDLEEFARDGLDLLVIDGGDGTVRDVISLLPHTFGEDLPLLAVLPSGKTNVLAIDLGTPSDWRLEEALLAARRTEPRIKSRPPLRISWVDGHRPCLQGFFFGVGALVKATNLSQKVHKVGFFHNLAVGVTIATATLGALFGGTRDEWREGVPARLTFDGEAQPGEERFAIVATALKRLPFGLKPFGPPREGLKILDVDAPPRRLLKALPLVLSGKAEPQLEGLGYRRRDPNVVGLDGGAPFVLDGEVFEGGELTIGLGPALRFLVG; this comes from the coding sequence GTGCTTCATCGTGCACGCCGTCCAGATCCTGCAGGGCCTGGCCGCGCCCAAGGGCTCCATCACATCCTGGCTGGCGAAATGACGCGCATAGGGGTCGTCCGCAATCCGAAGAGCCATGGCAACCGGGCCAACCCGCCTGGTCCGCCGCCCGAGGGCGTGCGCCTGGTTGAGCCCTTCGGACGCGACGCCCTGAGGACCGACTTGGAAGAGTTCGCCCGCGACGGCCTGGACCTGCTGGTCATCGACGGCGGCGACGGCACGGTGCGCGACGTCATCAGCCTGCTGCCCCATACCTTCGGCGAGGACCTGCCGCTGCTGGCGGTGCTGCCGTCGGGCAAGACCAACGTGCTGGCCATCGATCTGGGCACGCCCAGTGACTGGCGGCTGGAGGAGGCCCTGCTGGCCGCCCGTCGGACCGAACCGCGCATCAAGTCGCGCCCGCCGCTACGCATCAGCTGGGTCGACGGCCATCGCCCGTGCCTGCAGGGCTTCTTCTTTGGCGTGGGCGCGCTGGTGAAGGCGACGAACCTGTCCCAGAAGGTCCACAAGGTCGGCTTCTTCCACAATCTGGCTGTCGGCGTGACGATCGCCACCGCCACCCTGGGGGCGCTGTTCGGCGGAACCCGCGACGAGTGGCGCGAAGGCGTCCCGGCCAGGCTGACCTTCGACGGCGAGGCCCAGCCGGGCGAGGAGCGCTTCGCGATCGTGGCCACGGCGCTGAAGCGTCTGCCGTTCGGCCTCAAGCCGTTCGGCCCGCCGCGCGAGGGGTTGAAGATCCTGGACGTCGACGCGCCGCCCCGGCGGCTGCTGAAAGCTCTGCCTCTGGTCCTGAGCGGCAAGGCCGAGCCCCAGCTCGAAGGCCTGGGCTATCGCCGGCGCGATCCCAACGTCGTTGGCCTGGACGGCGGCGCGCCGTTCGTCCTGGACGGCGAGGTGTTCGAGGGCGGCGAGCTGACGATCGGTCTCGGGCCGGCCCTGAGGTTCCTGGTCGGATGA